Proteins encoded by one window of Actinocorallia herbida:
- a CDS encoding ACT domain-containing protein — MLLRIRVRLPDRPGSLGKVARTLGAAGADVVQLSVLEQDGGRALDDFTVSWPTGLSADRLIAGLDAVPGVQVEGLWPTLEPQGLHPDVALIGQLAVTHADGLMILADALPGILSADWAGVVHVPSGKLVHASPGGETAEAPADLEPLRLRAFQAADGTQFGFVPLPAIDMAVLVARSNAPEFHTSEMYRLEQLVHAAQAVLGDRLSLLG, encoded by the coding sequence ATGCTGCTGCGCATTCGCGTGCGGCTCCCGGATCGGCCGGGATCGCTGGGCAAGGTCGCGCGCACCCTCGGCGCGGCGGGCGCCGACGTCGTGCAGCTGTCCGTGCTGGAGCAGGACGGCGGAAGGGCGCTCGACGACTTCACGGTGTCCTGGCCGACCGGCCTTTCGGCCGACCGGCTCATCGCGGGGCTCGACGCGGTTCCCGGCGTCCAGGTCGAGGGCCTGTGGCCGACGCTCGAGCCGCAGGGCCTGCACCCCGACGTGGCGCTCATCGGGCAGCTCGCGGTCACCCACGCCGACGGCCTGATGATCCTCGCCGACGCGCTGCCCGGGATCCTGTCGGCCGACTGGGCGGGCGTCGTGCACGTTCCGTCGGGCAAGCTCGTGCACGCCAGCCCCGGCGGCGAGACCGCCGAGGCTCCGGCCGACCTTGAGCCGCTGCGCCTGCGCGCCTTCCAGGCCGCCGACGGCACCCAGTTCGGGTTCGTGCCGCTGCCCGCGATCGACATGGCGGTGCTGGTGGCGCGGTCCAACGCGCCGGAGTTCCACACGTCGGAGATGTACCGGCTGGAACAGCTCGTGCACGCGGCCCAGGCCGTGCTCGGCGACCGGCTCTCGCTGCTGGGCTGA
- a CDS encoding acyl-CoA thioesterase domain-containing protein, translated as MARVEPFFSTAGDDLLPLPPARSPWSADMLHGRVLGGLAARAIERAGFGEGLRPARVTVDLFKNTGFVPLRVTATPVREGRRIRVVDAVVSGPAGPVARASCVLLRAGAQPAAGGGWERPAWDVPPPGEGPSLDGTPMPMQMWPADEGSWQSSGAAPRRAWVRDIRALVDAEPLSPFVRAVLAADLASPLTHWGAGDLAFINADYTLHLARLPEGDVIGLEAGGHLSADGIAAGHCVVYDAKGPIGHSNTTAIGNAPMRS; from the coding sequence ATGGCCCGGGTGGAACCGTTCTTCAGCACCGCAGGCGACGATCTGCTGCCCCTGCCCCCCGCCCGCAGCCCCTGGTCGGCCGACATGCTGCACGGCCGCGTCCTCGGCGGCCTCGCCGCCCGGGCGATCGAGCGCGCCGGCTTCGGCGAAGGCCTCCGGCCCGCCCGCGTCACCGTGGACCTCTTCAAGAACACCGGCTTCGTCCCGCTGCGCGTGACCGCCACCCCCGTCCGGGAGGGCCGCCGCATCCGGGTCGTCGACGCCGTCGTCAGCGGCCCCGCCGGACCCGTCGCCCGGGCGAGCTGCGTGCTGCTGCGCGCGGGCGCCCAGCCCGCGGCGGGCGGCGGCTGGGAGCGCCCCGCCTGGGACGTGCCGCCGCCCGGTGAAGGCCCGTCGCTCGACGGGACGCCCATGCCGATGCAGATGTGGCCCGCCGACGAGGGCTCCTGGCAGTCCTCCGGCGCCGCGCCGCGCCGGGCCTGGGTCCGCGACATCCGCGCCCTGGTCGACGCGGAGCCGCTCAGCCCGTTCGTCCGGGCCGTCCTCGCCGCGGACCTCGCCAGCCCCCTCACCCACTGGGGGGCGGGCGACCTCGCCTTCATCAACGCCGACTACACGCTGCACCTCGCGCGGCTGCCCGAGGGCGACGTCATCGGCCTGGAGGCGGGCGGCCACCTTTCGGCCGACGGCATCGCCGCGGGGCACTGCGTGGTCTACGACGCGAAGGGCCCGATCGGGCACAGCAACACGACCGCGATCGGCAACGCGCCGATGCGGTCCTGA
- a CDS encoding OmpA family protein gives MRSLRKTALVLSVALVVAGCSDGGEPEGARTSEAAPGASASPAPVVYAKEGWTGPVDPVRIRLEVGAVERYADRSLLRFYVTNLTERPAFPDLAAAIANRAHMSLTLLDPVGGQAYLPLRDARGLQLGSDPRQTLYRPGVRYEHVLAFPALPADLDALTVLTNTTAGEFTGIPVADGAGTPGPSAPPAPALPTDQVGGQTYAFPLREGTGEPENAEPRALVGLTETDVKSTRKGPDGEEVGLRTDVLFTIDSAKLSPRARDILDDVAAEIEARADVQLSITGHTDDTGAPAHNLDLSRRRADAVLKELKNRLGDGWKYLAKGVGETDPAVRPSGAAAAEARARNRRVEVSYDLRPQEPPPAVNAPFHAVDGPVVASREADVDVLGFKTRRRIDVKPFYRDGAYLVAVFDITNLGPDPLTETLNSYWGVNGGEFGGFTVLDPSTGVRYGSVRLGPESPVRTLFADPGETAFLVAPDTANRGFFYVPTPPAATTSVTFDAGPFGTFKDVPID, from the coding sequence GTGCGCTCCCTTCGGAAGACCGCCCTCGTCCTGTCCGTGGCCCTGGTCGTCGCCGGATGCAGTGACGGAGGGGAGCCCGAGGGGGCGCGGACGTCCGAGGCGGCGCCGGGGGCCTCCGCCTCCCCCGCGCCGGTCGTCTACGCCAAGGAGGGGTGGACGGGGCCGGTGGACCCCGTCCGGATCCGGCTGGAGGTCGGGGCGGTCGAGCGCTACGCCGACCGGTCCTTGCTGCGCTTCTACGTCACCAACCTGACGGAGCGGCCCGCGTTCCCGGACCTCGCCGCGGCCATCGCGAACCGGGCCCACATGTCGCTGACGCTGCTGGACCCCGTGGGCGGGCAGGCCTACCTTCCGCTGCGCGACGCGCGCGGCCTCCAGCTCGGCTCGGACCCGCGGCAGACCCTCTACCGGCCGGGCGTCCGCTACGAGCACGTACTCGCCTTCCCCGCGCTGCCCGCGGACCTGGACGCGCTGACGGTCCTCACGAACACCACGGCCGGGGAGTTCACCGGCATCCCCGTCGCGGACGGCGCCGGGACGCCCGGACCGAGTGCCCCGCCCGCCCCTGCCCTGCCCACCGACCAGGTCGGCGGGCAGACGTACGCGTTCCCGCTGCGCGAGGGCACCGGGGAGCCGGAGAACGCCGAGCCCCGCGCGCTGGTCGGGCTGACCGAGACCGACGTCAAGTCCACCAGGAAGGGCCCGGACGGCGAGGAGGTGGGCCTGCGCACCGACGTCCTGTTCACCATCGACTCCGCGAAGCTGTCACCGCGCGCCCGCGACATCCTCGACGACGTCGCCGCCGAGATCGAGGCGCGCGCCGACGTCCAGCTCTCGATCACCGGCCACACCGACGACACGGGCGCCCCCGCGCACAACCTCGACCTGTCGCGGCGCCGCGCCGACGCCGTGCTCAAGGAGCTGAAGAACCGGCTCGGCGACGGCTGGAAGTACCTGGCCAAGGGCGTGGGAGAGACCGACCCCGCGGTGCGGCCGAGCGGGGCGGCCGCCGCCGAGGCGCGGGCCCGCAACCGCCGCGTCGAGGTCTCCTACGACCTGCGCCCGCAGGAGCCGCCCCCCGCGGTCAACGCGCCCTTCCACGCTGTGGACGGCCCGGTCGTCGCGTCCAGGGAGGCCGACGTCGACGTGCTCGGCTTCAAGACGCGGCGCAGGATCGACGTCAAGCCGTTCTACCGGGACGGCGCCTACCTGGTGGCGGTCTTCGACATCACCAACCTCGGCCCGGACCCCCTCACGGAGACGCTGAACAGCTACTGGGGCGTCAACGGCGGCGAGTTCGGCGGGTTCACCGTCCTCGACCCGTCCACCGGCGTGCGGTACGGCAGCGTCCGCCTCGGCCCGGAGAGCCCGGTGCGGACGCTCTTCGCCGACCCCGGGGAGACCGCCTTCCTCGTCGCCCCCGACACCGCCAACCGGGGGTTCTTCTACGTTCCGACGCCTCCGGCGGCCACCACGTCCGTCACCTTCGACGCCGGGCCTTTCGGGACGTTCAAGGACGTCCCCATCGACTGA
- a CDS encoding acyl-CoA dehydrogenase family protein has protein sequence MDWAVTEERRELAAVVRRLLADHAPDAVVRGLMEGPTGHAPALWARLADLGLQGLAVPEEHGGAGCGFAELAVVLEELGRTLLPSPFLPSAVLAVQALLAADDAEAGAAYLPGIADGSLIATVALPMGDGTGAGIEAEAADGGAFLLTGTADLVLEAQVADLVLVAARTPSGPSLCAVRTGAPGVTVTPLPTLDQTRRLARVGLDRAEAALVGAEGEADRVLARVRDLAEIALSAEALGGAQHCLDSSVAYAKVRHQFGKPIGSFQAIKHKCADLLMIIESARSAVAYAAGTADAAPPADLAVTASLTKAHTADAYFTAASEMIQIHGGLGFTWEHDAHLHFKRAKSTQLLFATPTAHRARLAEHLAL, from the coding sequence ATGGACTGGGCGGTCACCGAGGAGCGGCGGGAGCTCGCCGCGGTCGTGCGGCGGCTGCTCGCCGACCACGCCCCCGACGCGGTCGTGCGCGGGCTCATGGAAGGCCCGACCGGGCACGCCCCCGCCCTGTGGGCGCGGCTGGCCGATCTCGGGCTCCAGGGCCTCGCCGTCCCGGAGGAGCACGGCGGTGCCGGATGCGGTTTCGCCGAACTCGCCGTCGTCCTGGAAGAACTCGGGCGCACCCTGCTGCCGTCGCCGTTCCTGCCGTCGGCGGTCCTCGCCGTGCAGGCGCTGCTGGCCGCCGACGACGCCGAAGCGGGCGCCGCGTACCTGCCGGGCATCGCCGACGGGAGCCTCATCGCCACGGTCGCGCTGCCGATGGGCGACGGGACGGGCGCCGGGATCGAGGCGGAGGCCGCCGACGGGGGAGCGTTCCTGCTCACCGGGACCGCGGACCTCGTCCTGGAGGCCCAGGTCGCCGATCTCGTCCTGGTGGCCGCGCGGACGCCGTCCGGGCCGTCCCTGTGCGCGGTCCGCACCGGTGCCCCGGGCGTCACGGTCACGCCGCTGCCCACCCTCGACCAGACCCGCAGGCTCGCGCGCGTCGGCCTCGACCGCGCGGAGGCCGCGCTGGTCGGCGCGGAGGGGGAGGCCGACCGGGTGCTCGCCCGCGTCCGCGACCTCGCCGAGATAGCGCTGTCCGCCGAGGCGCTCGGCGGCGCCCAGCACTGCCTGGACTCCTCGGTCGCCTACGCCAAGGTCCGCCACCAGTTCGGCAAGCCGATCGGATCCTTCCAGGCGATCAAGCACAAGTGCGCCGACCTGCTCATGATCATCGAGTCGGCCCGCTCGGCCGTCGCCTACGCCGCGGGCACCGCGGACGCCGCCCCGCCCGCCGACCTCGCCGTCACCGCCTCCCTCACCAAGGCGCACACCGCCGACGCCTACTTCACCGCCGCCTCCGAGATGATCCAGATCCACGGCGGCCTCGGCTTCACCTGGGAGCACGACGCCCACCTGCACTTCAAACGCGCCAAGTCCACCCAGCTCCTCTTCGCCACCCCCACCGCACACCGCGCGCGACTGGCCGAGCACCTGGCGCTCTAG
- a CDS encoding YnfA family protein, whose protein sequence is MTTVRSIVLFLLAAVAEIGGAWLVWQGVRENRGPLWTGAGILALGLYGFAATFQPDQNFGRVLAAYGGVFIAGSLAWAMAFDGFRPDRYDLAGALVCLAGVTLIMYAPRP, encoded by the coding sequence ATGACCACCGTGCGCTCGATCGTCCTGTTCCTGCTCGCCGCCGTCGCGGAGATCGGCGGGGCGTGGCTCGTCTGGCAGGGCGTGCGGGAGAACCGCGGGCCGCTGTGGACGGGCGCGGGGATCCTCGCGCTCGGCCTGTACGGCTTCGCCGCCACCTTCCAGCCCGACCAGAACTTCGGCCGCGTCCTCGCCGCCTACGGCGGTGTCTTCATCGCCGGCTCCCTCGCCTGGGCCATGGCCTTCGACGGCTTCCGCCCCGACCGCTACGACCTGGCCGGCGCCCTCGTCTGCCTCGCCGGCGTCACCCTCATCATGTACGCGCCCCGGCCCTAG
- a CDS encoding helix-turn-helix domain-containing protein has translation MSRMVAFSFTLTPTAAQESLLWTAGGAARAACNRVFALVKDRLAARGDDPAVVAPWSRFDLIDAVNAWKREVLGAEGRTWHRDVPAMLFEEAVTDPAAGPVAFSASRSGGRTGPRVRFPVFEKKNRTPDGFRIRNNAAINLARQGPHLHDPSRP, from the coding sequence ATGTCGCGGATGGTGGCGTTCTCGTTCACGCTCACCCCCACGGCCGCTCAGGAGAGCCTGTTGTGGACCGCCGGGGGGGCCGCCCGTGCCGCCTGCAACAGGGTCTTCGCGCTGGTGAAGGACCGGCTCGCCGCCCGCGGGGATGATCCCGCCGTGGTGGCGCCGTGGTCGCGGTTCGATCTGATCGACGCGGTGAACGCGTGGAAGCGGGAGGTCCTGGGCGCCGAGGGCCGTACCTGGCATCGGGATGTGCCCGCGATGCTGTTCGAGGAGGCCGTCACGGACCCGGCCGCCGGTCCGGTGGCGTTCTCGGCGTCCCGGTCGGGCGGCAGGACGGGGCCGCGGGTGCGGTTCCCGGTGTTCGAGAAGAAGAACCGCACCCCCGACGGCTTCCGGATCCGCAACAACGCCGCGATCAACCTCGCCAGGCAAGGACCCCACCTCCACGACCCTTCAAGGCCCTGA
- the grpE gene encoding nucleotide exchange factor GrpE, producing MSSTPGAPRERPPDSESEGQPEATLADLRAALSGLSANIGREHERARHREEIIDRLHRDNERLRRGELDQLHDPVRAALYRLYDLVRRAELEPPEGPHVAPLLGMIGDELAEALGRTGVEIFEVEFGEPYDSARHRPLGVEPVTDRGLDGRVVEVCRDGFARGEVVVRRAQVRVGKYRED from the coding sequence GTGTCCAGTACACCCGGTGCCCCCCGCGAGAGGCCGCCAGACAGCGAGTCCGAGGGCCAGCCCGAGGCCACCCTGGCCGACCTCCGCGCGGCCCTTTCCGGGCTGTCCGCGAACATCGGGCGCGAGCACGAGCGGGCGCGGCACCGCGAAGAGATCATCGACCGGCTGCACCGGGACAACGAGCGCCTGCGGCGCGGCGAGCTCGACCAGCTCCACGACCCCGTCAGAGCCGCTCTCTATCGACTGTACGACCTCGTGCGGCGAGCCGAGCTGGAGCCTCCCGAAGGCCCCCACGTCGCCCCCCTCCTCGGCATGATCGGCGACGAGCTCGCCGAGGCACTCGGCCGCACCGGCGTCGAGATCTTCGAGGTCGAGTTCGGCGAACCCTATGACTCCGCACGCCACCGCCCGCTCGGCGTGGAACCCGTCACCGACAGAGGACTCGACGGCCGGGTCGTCGAGGTCTGCCGGGACGGCTTCGCCCGCGGGGAGGTGGTCGTGCGCAGAGCGCAAGTCCGCGTCGGCAAGTACAGGGAAGACTGA